AACGAGCGTCTCGCTCAATACGAATCTGAACTGGCCGAGGTCCAAAAACGCGGTAGCGACGCCGAGGCACAGCGCGACAAAATCCAAGCCGAAGTCGACGAGGTCCGCAAGCAACGAGACGCAGTTCAACAACGACATCTCGCGAGTGTTCGCCGCGTCGCCGATCTCGAAGCGTCACGTCAACGCTCCGAGCAACAGATCGCCGAAGTCGCTCGTTTGCTTGCCAGTCTCGGTAAACGCGTCGCCGCGGCGCGGACGGCGTTGAGCGAAGCGGAAACCGAATCCGAGCTTGCCCAGAAACGGGTCAACTTACTCGACGAGCAAATTGAACTCGCCGCCAAAGAAGTCGGATTGGCCGACGCAAAGCTTCAAGAAAGCCGCCGCACCTTGGCGCGGCGTCGCGAAGAGGCTTCGGCGTTGAAGGTCCGATTGCAAGGCGTTACCGAACGCTTGGGCGTGCTGCAAGATTTGCACCGTCGCCAAGAAGGGGTTTCGGGCGGAGTGCAGTCGATCCTGCAACAGATGAGCGGTTCGTCCGACCCGTTGGCTCAATCGATGCACGGTATCGTCGCAGAATGCTTCGAGGTCGACACCCATGTTGCTCCCTTGATCGATGCGGCGTTGGGGCAACGTGCTCAATACGTGATCGTCAGCGGCGGTGACTTGCAGCAAGCGATCTTGAGTGGCAAGTTAGCGATCAACAGCCGCGTCGGTCTGATCCGGATCGACGAACTTCCGCGTCGTCGCCCAGGCGATCGCATTCGGCTCGATGGACTCAAGGGCGTGATCGGGCGAGGCGACCGCATGATCAAGTGCGAAGCGATGTTTGAACCGCTCTCGCGACATTTGCTCAGCAGCACGTGGTTGGTCGACTCGCTAGCGACCGCGTTGGGGTTGCGGAAACTCAGTGGTGCCGGGCTGCGTTTTGTCACCGCGACGGGTGAGTTGCTGGAAACCGACGGCACCATCGTGATCGGTCCGGCTAGTATTTCGACCGGTTTGATCAGCCGCCGCAGTCAAATCACGGCAGCCGAGCAAGAGATCCAACATTATCAATTCCAACTGAAGGAGACCGAAGCGGAATCGACCCGTTTAGCGTCATTGGTTGACGATCAAGCGGCGGAGCTTGGCCGTATCGAGCAAAAGCATCGAGGGCAAATTACCGAGCGTGCCGCCGCCGTCGCCGATCTGCGTCATGCGCAAGAACGCTACCAGTCACTGCAAACGGCTCACGATGAACTTGATGCCGAAGTAATTGCCGCCAACGCCACACGAACGACGGCCGAACAAGAGTTCGCCGCAATGGGCAGCCACATCGCCAGCGGGCAACACGAAATTGAAACGCTCGAATTGGAAGCGGCCGAAATCGATGAAATGCTCTCCGGGGCACAAACGGCGCTGCAATCGTCCACCAGCGAAGTGATGGCAATTTCCGTCGACATCGCGCGAGCCGAACAAAAGTACGAAGCGCTGTCCACCACCATGCTGCAACAACGTCGCGACCAAAGCCAACGCGAAGCTGCGGTCGCCGAAGTGCGCAGCCAGGCCGAACAAGGCCGCACGCGATTGGATGAGCTCACGTTGCGAGTGCTTGAGGCAACCAACCGATTGGCAACCCTTAGTTGGGAATCGGACGCCAGCACGCATGACTTAGCGGCCTTGGCCGAATCGGCGGCAAAAGTACGTGCCGAAAATCGTCAAATTGTCAAAGCCAGCGAAGACGCCATCAAGCAAACCAGTGTTGCCAGCGAAGCGGTCCATGCAATCACCGCGCGACGCGACAATGCCAAGATCCGCCGCGATACGTTGGCCGACCGCTTGCTCGAAGATTACGAAATCGATCTGCGCAATTCCGAGCCGCCCGAGGATCTCCAAGCTCCCGATGATCGACAAGCCGTCGAGGACGAGATCACCGAACTACGCGCTCAATTGCAACGCACCAGTAGCGTCAACATGGAAGCGCTCGAAGAGCTCGAGGGACTGCAAGCACGCTACGATGAATTGCATGGCCAATACCAAGACCTAACCGCCGCAAAGGATTCACTGCAGCGGATCATCGGACGGATCAACGCCGACAGCCGGCGGCTATTCCTGGATACCCTCGAAGCGATTCGGCAGAACTTTCAAAAGCTCTATCGCAAGTCGTTTGGCGGAGGCCATGCCGATTTGATTCTCGAAGAGAACGTCGACCCCTTAGAAGCCGGAGTGGAAATCGTCGCCACGCCACCGGGCAAACCGAGCTTCAGCAACTCGCTGCTCTCCGGGGGAGAAAAAGCGTTGACCGCCGTCGCACTCTTGATGTCAATCTTCCAATATCGCCCCAGCCCGTTTTGTGTCTTGGACGAAGTCGACGCTCCGTTTGACGAGGCAAATATTGGCCGTTTCGTGACAGTCTTGAATGAATTCTTGGATCACTCCAAGTTCGTCGTCGTCACGCACAGCAAAAAAACGATGACAGCAGCGACCACCCTCTACGGCGTCACGATGCAAGAATCGGGTGTCAGCAAGCAAGTCTCGATCAAGTTCGAAGACGTCAGCGAAGACGGCGAAATCAACGAAGGCGAAGCCGCCTAGCCCGGAGGGTTCACAGCCCAACGTATCAGGGATGAGTGGCGTTCTTTTCACAACCCGAAGCGTCAGCGAGGGACAATCATGCTTGATTTCGCCCCCTGCTAACACGCTTTGAATTTGCGTTTCGTTCATAACCCGAAGCGTCAGCGAGGGACTCTCGCGATTGACTCGGTCCCTCGCTCACACTGTGCGTTATGATTTGCCGAGAAAAACGATAATAGCGCAACTTCAAACCGAACGCGTCGGATCAGAAAACGAATCATCGGGCTAGCGACACCCCAGACCTCGAGTCGCAGCGATTATGCCTTCGGGTCAGACAACAAGCGGATCGTTTCGTCCATTTGGGCTGAGAAATCGGTTGCGGATTTCGACACCGACAAGTCAGCAGCGATTTGTCGATAGCGTGGGTCCGATGGAGCCGCAACCTCGAAGCCCCCGTTGCGATCCCCATTCAAAGGTTCCCCGTTCAAAGGTTCCTCATTCAACGTATCGACGATCGCTCGATCGTTCCGCAACGGATCATTCGGACCGACGTCCTTGTCATTTGCACCATTGGCAATCTGTGGCATCGGAGT
The sequence above is a segment of the Novipirellula galeiformis genome. Coding sequences within it:
- the smc gene encoding chromosome segregation protein SMC, with the protein product MLKALELAGFKSFADRTRFDFPDGITVVVGPNGSGKSNIVDAIKWVLGSQSAKSLRGKDMSDVIFKGSQTRGPAASAEATIIFENSDGALPVDAPEVHVTRRVYRSGEAEYLINNQAVRLKDVKALIRGTGIGIDAYSLIEQGKVDRMLQANAKDRRAIFEEAAGISRFKAKKIEAERRLVRVQQNLTRLGDIVDEVASRLKSLRSQASKAERYRQASDRLKELRTQVAWTDWADLSSEHETFEAELIAAVARHEELQTLRESMTQQRQAADMQLQTIAEQAREIEEKRSTALQRIAELSGRRNADNTAIIDLRSSVAKSLVRVRLLQNQAGSAAAALRNANERLAQYESELAEVQKRGSDAEAQRDKIQAEVDEVRKQRDAVQQRHLASVRRVADLEASRQRSEQQIAEVARLLASLGKRVAAARTALSEAETESELAQKRVNLLDEQIELAAKEVGLADAKLQESRRTLARRREEASALKVRLQGVTERLGVLQDLHRRQEGVSGGVQSILQQMSGSSDPLAQSMHGIVAECFEVDTHVAPLIDAALGQRAQYVIVSGGDLQQAILSGKLAINSRVGLIRIDELPRRRPGDRIRLDGLKGVIGRGDRMIKCEAMFEPLSRHLLSSTWLVDSLATALGLRKLSGAGLRFVTATGELLETDGTIVIGPASISTGLISRRSQITAAEQEIQHYQFQLKETEAESTRLASLVDDQAAELGRIEQKHRGQITERAAAVADLRHAQERYQSLQTAHDELDAEVIAANATRTTAEQEFAAMGSHIASGQHEIETLELEAAEIDEMLSGAQTALQSSTSEVMAISVDIARAEQKYEALSTTMLQQRRDQSQREAAVAEVRSQAEQGRTRLDELTLRVLEATNRLATLSWESDASTHDLAALAESAAKVRAENRQIVKASEDAIKQTSVASEAVHAITARRDNAKIRRDTLADRLLEDYEIDLRNSEPPEDLQAPDDRQAVEDEITELRAQLQRTSSVNMEALEELEGLQARYDELHGQYQDLTAAKDSLQRIIGRINADSRRLFLDTLEAIRQNFQKLYRKSFGGGHADLILEENVDPLEAGVEIVATPPGKPSFSNSLLSGGEKALTAVALLMSIFQYRPSPFCVLDEVDAPFDEANIGRFVTVLNEFLDHSKFVVVTHSKKTMTAATTLYGVTMQESGVSKQVSIKFEDVSEDGEINEGEAA